A genome region from Plasmodium vivax chromosome 11, whole genome shotgun sequence includes the following:
- a CDS encoding membrane protein pf12 precursor, putative (encoded by transcript PVX_113775A), which translates to MRIAKAALCGQLLIWWLSAPAEGFTHTCDFNDELSLEFDERQMTNGEQICTLKPDVLDKVVIKCGAERKNYELLPNNCFEQVFTSKSIEDAKNAHNAHNVHNVQNAQQLVEYLHGAAAIVKRKQNETNADEKKSYDDVSFRVPPNLEKEQKALYCVCQNKAKIRVRKRSGEEYDKEIFNLGIIEVLIPSLPKKIDGCDFTKNTSPLFTKGYDANFYKTIENKDDVICKVKATEGKLIGFKCPADYAIEPEECFLQGFNLSGKKEQLRTKIELTDLVMDHYNKIFYARVPQRIYQNMHFFCACVLEEKRLVAHFEFATTPDDQNSVSEPRAANVLQGRSAGSAAFGPGPFLLLLLSGVLFFIM; encoded by the coding sequence ATGCGCATTGCGAAGGCCGCGCTGTGCGGGCAGCTGCTCATCTGGTGGCTGTCCGCCCCGGCGGAGGGGTTCACGCACACGTGCGATTTTAATGATGAGCTGAGCCTCGAGTTTGATGAGCGGCAGATGACCAATGGAGAGCAAATCTGCACTCTCAAACCGGACGTGCTGGACAAAGTGGTGATCAAATGTGGGGCGGAGAGGAAAAACTACGAGTTGCTGCCGAATAACTGCTTCGAGCAGGTGTTCACCTCAAAGTCGATAGAGGACGCGAAGAACGCGCATAACGCGCATAACGTGCATAACGTGCAGAACGCGCAGCAACTGGTGGAGTATCTCCACGGAGCTGCCGCCATCGtaaagaggaagcaaaacGAGACCAACGCGGACGAAAAGAAAAGCTACGACGATGTATCCTTTCGAGTCCCACCCAATTTAGAAAAAGAACAGAAGGCACTCTACTGCGTCTGCCAAAATAAAGCCAAAATCAGGGTGCGAAAAAGAAGTGGGGAAGAATACGAtaaggaaatttttaacttGGGAATTATAGAAGTGTTGATTCCCTCTCTTCCTAAAAAGATTGATGGTTGCGATTTTACTAAGAATACTTCTCCTCTGTTTACCAAAGGGTATGATGCGAATTTCTATAAAACGATTGAAAATAAAGATGATGTCATTTGCAAAGTGAAAGCTACTGAGGGGAAACTCATTGGCTTTAAGTGCCCAGCTGATTATGCCATCGAGCCAGAGGAATGCTTCCTACAAGGGTTTAACCTCAGTGGGAAGAAGGAGCAACTCCGCACCAAAATTGAACTCACAGATCTGGTGATGGACCactataataaaattttttatgcccGTGTTCCCCAGAGGATATATCAAAATATGCACTTCTTTTGTGCTTGCGTTTTGGAAGAAAAGAGACTCGTCGCTCACTTTGAGTTTGCCACCACTCCAGACGATCAAAATAGTGTGAGTGAGCCACGTGCGGCGAATGTTCTGCAGGGCCGCAGTGCTGGGAGTGCAGCCTTTGGACCGGgccccttcctcctcctcctgctctcGGGGgtccttttctttataatgTAG
- a CDS encoding hypothetical protein, conserved (encoded by transcript PVX_113765A): MSKTGQGANIVEETYLSSIRRVQESIESSKHHLRENNRIQMSFKDCDYAIKNHTNEVAKLMKDASHMRGVASTTISEYYSWLIKCDGFIKSLTCEDISMKINEVFEGVTAEINSRCKPVLL; encoded by the coding sequence atgagcaaaaccGGCCAGGGCGCAAACATCGTGGAGGAAACCTACCTCTCCTCCATCCGGAGGGTACAGGAAAGCATAGAATCGAGCAAGCACCATTTAAGAGAAAACAACAGGATACAAATGAGCTTTAAGGACTGCGATTATGCAATTAAAAACCACACAAACGAAGTTGCCAAGTTGATGAAGGATGCTAGTCACATGAGAGGAGTGGCGAGCACCACCATAAGTGAGTATTACAGCTGGCTCATCAAGTGCGATGGGTTTATTAAGAGCTTAACTTGTGAAGACATAAGTATGAAGATCAACGAGGTGTTCGAGGGGGTCACTGCGGAGATAAACAGCCGGTGCAAGCCGGTTCTTCTGTAG
- a CDS encoding hypothetical protein, conserved (encoded by transcript PVX_113760A) encodes MRNGPKVLIALGNELKRGAASHQCKGDVARMYVNYLRQRYSMDEWNHVSNVNSFICEKNNIILIKPVTSLEKNSGLAIKNILNYLNCEDLKNVCIILPDLYRSIGKFKYKSYTKIYEKLGPDFYNILNSNIINNVLCNHFLQLCIGVSNYPNETKNAVAIALQECLSDGELKKIFKTFQLAEEYFHKKIMNGKVITTNYIHFKEKYPAMEPQKSFRRSTASRRYILDVYRHMYK; translated from the coding sequence ATGAGAAACGGACCCAAAGTTTTAATCGCCCTGGGGAACGAACTAAAAAGGGGAGCTGCGTCCCATCAGTGCAAAGGGGACGTCGCCAGAATGTACGTGAATTACCTGCGGCAAAGGTACAGCATGGACGAGTGGAACCACGTCAGTAACGTTAACTCTTTCATTTGCGAGAAGAACAACATCATTTTAATCAAACCAGTAACTTCCCTGGAAAAGAACAGTGGActggcaataaaaaatattttaaattatttaaattgtgaagatttaaaaaatgtgtgcataattttaccTGACCTGTACAGGTCAATTGGCAAATTTAAATACAAAAGTTATACcaaaatttatgaaaaattggGCCCAgatttttacaacattttgaaTTCGAACATAATTAACAATGTTTTATGCAACCACTTTTTGCAGCTATGCATTGGTGTGAGCAATTATccaaatgaaacaaaaaacgcCGTTGCGATCGCCTTGCAGGAATGCTTGAGCGATGGTGagctgaaaaaaatttttaaaacatttcaGCTAGCTGAGGagtattttcataaaaaaattatgaacggCAAGGTGATAACAACCAATTATATTCACTTTAAGGAGAAGTATCCCGCCATGGAGCCTCAGAAGAGCTTCAGGAGGAGCACCGCCAGTCGCAGGTACATCCTGGATGTCTACCGCCACATGTACAAGTAG
- a CDS encoding hypothetical protein, conserved (encoded by transcript PVX_113780A): MKGTCDFSRAPLNVSCSENEIVALPGGEGAMVSGTTGSTANDERARHCVQFTKGFDVLTFVCPKRSSEDYSGVEIRPMSCFETVRRTDGTNQQLSEVLKGVQLENRDTDLLSIRRVFIPPTIYQNFIFECSCDNSLTFWKNKMGARGIMRVHLRRNILFGCDFDHTGGVEYTGGLGGELPMADEASVGSAYDRSAGGGSAEDRSAGGGSADDWAFWRNAGPSAEELAEKNKTAFTNFYPPGEVSLAKEKGLVCDVKITKREVYLGLVCPPGYEMYPSNCFERVLQKDGSIVRVSELLKHDVSFHADGNRRMSFATFTLNRNENPQGFSCMCLNVQAPEAPPLQANFAFHNYESAGVRFGLPCALVALVLLALCL; this comes from the coding sequence ATGAAAGGGACGTGCGACTTTTCGAGGGCGCCCCTGAATGTGTCTTGCAGTGAGAATGAGATAGTGGCTTTGCCGGGCGGGGAGGGCGCCATGGTAAGCGGCACCACCGGGAGCACCGCTAACGATGAACGCGCGCGGCACTGCGTGCAGTTCACGAAAGGATTCGACGTGCTGACCTTCGTTTGTCCCAAGAGGAGCAGCGAGGACTACAGCGGAGTGGAGATCAGACCGATGAGCTGCTTCGAAACAGTCCGACGGACAGACGGAACCAACCAGCAGTTGAGTGAAGTGCTAAAAGGGGTGCAGCTGGAAAATAGGGACACAGACTTGTTAAGCATCAGGAGGGTTTTTATCCCACCGACCATTTAccagaattttatttttgaatgcTCATGCGATAATAGCTTGACGTTTTGGAAGAACAAGATGGGGGCCAGGGGCATCATGCGCGTTCACCTGAGGAGGAACATCCTTTTTGGCTGCGACTTTGACCACACAGGGGGGGTGGAATATACAGGAGgtctggggggggagctgcCCATGGCAGATGAAGCTAGTGTAGGGTCGGCATACGATAGGTCAGCTGGCGGAGGGTCGGCAGAGGATAGGTCGGCTGGCGGGGGGTCCGCCGACGATTGGGCCTTCTGGCGGAACGCTGGCCCAAGTGCAGAGGAACTCGCggagaagaacaaaacgGCCTTCACAAATTTCTACCCCCCCGGGGAAGTGAGCCTCGCCAAGGAGAAGGGCCTCGTGTGCGACGTGAAGATAACGAAGAGGGAAGTGTACCTGGGGCTGGTGTGCCCCCCCGGCTATGAGATGTACCCGAGCAATTGTTTCGAGAGGGTGCTACAGAAAGATGGCAGCATCGTAAGGGTGAGCGAGTTGCTCAAACACGACGTTTCGTTTCATGCGGACGGCAACAGGAGGATGTCCTTTGCCACGTTTACTCTTAACAGGAATGAAAACCCCCAGGGGTTTTCCTGCATGTGCCTTAACGTGCAGGCCCCCGAGGCGCCGCCCCTGCAGGCCAATTTCGCTTTCCACAACTACGAGTCCGCCGGCGTTCGCTTCGGTTTGCCCTGCGCCTTGGTCGCGCTCGTCCTGCTGGCGCTCTGCCTGTGA
- a CDS encoding hypothetical protein, conserved (encoded by transcript PVX_113770A): protein MEGGGRPRAPCEECGEKNIRMVKPSDRKKLCRDCFTEGFEEHVHETILKKRMFEEKDKICIAVSGGKDSSVLAHVLVQIRRKHNYKWDLFLLAIDEGIKGYRDDSLKIVFKLQEKYHLPLKVLKFEDIFTYTMDAVVSFIGKKNNCTVCGVFRRQAMERGALLFNATKLVTGHNADDLAETILMNMCRGDLEKLAKGVEGAAAVEREEVAKEEVAKEEVAKEEVAKEEAAEVATCCGGECARGEASTERGQRPPSGMDTRGARMEASPPTHGEPAPPEEEHPFFLPRLKPLMWCYEKEIVLYAFYKQLDYFSTECTYSPNSFRGNLRSFIKDLEMINPQFILNIIHSSEFFYHNSSRRKVLQVCASCGAYTSNPVCKACLIVEGLRNYKDNSFLYANKKKGEKGEKGQRRRIPIRYDGGAAAGVEGAKSDGSGKAGGGAEAPA from the coding sequence atggagggggggggccGCCCCAGGGCGCCCTGCGAGGAGTGCGGGGAGAAAAACATACGCATGGTGAAGCCCTCCGACAGGAAGAAGCTCTGCAGGGACTGCTTCACGGAGGGCTTCGAAGAACACGTGCACGAGACCATCCTAAAGAAACGCATGTTCGAAGAGAAAGACAAAATCTGCATTGCCGTGTCAGGCGGAAAAGACTCTAGTGTCCTAGCACACGTGCTTGTTCAAATTAGGAGGAAGCACAACTACAAGTGGGACCTATTCCTCTTGGCCATCGATGAGGGTATAAAAGGCTACCGGGATGACTCcctaaaaattgtttttaagcTTCAGGAGAAGTACCATCTCCCCCTCAAAGTCCTAAAATTCGAAGACATCTTCACCTACACCATGGACGCCGTTGTTAGTTTTAttgggaagaagaacaactGCACCGTTTGCGGTGTGTTTCGGAGACAGGCAATGGAGAGGGGTGCACTACTGTTTAATGCCACCAAGCTGGTGACGGGGCATAATGCAGACGACTTGGCGGAGACCATTCTGATGAACATGTGCAGGGGCGACTTGGAGAAGCTCGCCAAGGGCGTGGAGGGGGCGGCGGCGGTGGAGAGAGAAGAAGTGGCCAAAGAAGAGGTGGCCAAAGAAGAGGTGGCCAAAGAAGAGGTGGCCAAGGAAGAGGCGGCCGAAGTGGCCACCTGCTGCGGCGGCGAGTGCGCGCGGGGAGAAGCCTCTACAGAGCGGGGGCAGAGGCCCCCAAGTGGAATGGACACTCGAGGCGCCCGAATGGaagcttctccccccacccATGGGGAGCCCGCCCCACCCGAAGAGGAGCACCcgttcttcctcccccgaCTGAAGCCCCTCATGTGGTGCTACGAAAAGGAAATCGTTCTATACGCATTTTACAAACAGCTGGACTACTTCAGCACAGAGTGCACCTACTCCCCCAACTCATTCCGCGGGAACTTGCGGAGCTTCATAAAAGACCTGGAGATGATTAACCCGCAGTTTATCCTTAACATCATTCACTCGTCCGAATTTTTCTACCAcaacagcagcaggaggaaggTGCTCCAGGTGTGCGCGAGCTGTGGCGCCTACACGTCCAACCCTGTTTGCAAAGCTTGCCTCATCGTGGAGGGGCTGCGAAATTATAAGGACAACTCGTTTCTCTACGCCAACaagaagaagggggagaagggggagaaggggcaGAGGCGCCGCATCCCCATACGGTACGACGGGGGGGCCGCGGCAGGTGTGGAAGGTGCCAAGAGCGATGGTAGTGGTAAAGCGGGGGGTGGAGCGGAAGCTCCTGCTTAG
- a CDS encoding nucleolar GTP-binding protein 1, putative (encoded by transcript PVX_113785A): protein MESSLYRFKDIKPVVNAKELVDVVLSRTQRKTPTEIHKGFKITRIRNFYMRKVKMCQELFREKLQTTINDFPKLDDIHPFYADLANILYDRDHYKLALGQCSYTVKSVKRICQDYIKLLKFSSSLYKCKMLKISALGRMCKMVKKLQPSLVYLEEVRQNLTRLPSINPHKKTILLAGAPNVGKSSFINMVSRANVEVQPYSFTTTNLYVGHFDFKMNRFQVVDTPGLLDRSLENRNTIEMTTITALAHINGVILFIVDISEECGMSIKEQVSLFHSIRTLFRNKSVVIGFNKIDRTNLDGLSVENKMLIKQIIDDAKVPVKFCSFSTLTGVGVEQAKVVACDLLKSDHAAEFQLDRENLLSAKLGQSRLSRDRAPFIPESVIRERREKRDNAAKESVAKEGEAKEGEAKEGEAKEGEANTVDADHAADHADQTAAHAANTANADNAPLTMREAKLRKKNKSRQSYLSNRKDDRVLQIDLQNERGGAGVYSVDVRSVYDIKEEHKYDVIPEIYNGKNISDFVDLDIEQKLLELEKEEQEMFDQDAEIDPMWFKTKRILERMALRLKGMKLSAKLNEEKQPLYHKKNKTVDEMGKKLDALKLDKEKVLRSMTERARRKGTLNGAATNNGESKASPKSLLPAQKVKKDICKKKQLKDNVYGDPTKKAKIFQSTSTELQRRKAFKLNKAAYRKIEKGTKGEADRSIPAKKPRHLFSGKRSIGKTSRR from the coding sequence ATGGAGTCGAGCCTGTACCGGTTCAAAGACATCAAGCCGGTGGTGAACGCGAAGGAGCTGGTGGACGTGGTGCTATCCCGGACGCAGAGGAAGACGCCCACGGAAATCCACAAGGGGTTCAAAATCACGCGAATAAGGAACTTCTATATGAGGAAGGTGAAGATGTGCCAGGAGCTCTTCCGAGAAAAGTTGCAAACCACCATAAATGACTTCCCCAAGCTGGACGACATCCACCCGTTCTACGCGGACTTGGCGAACATACTCTACGATAGGGATCACTACAAATTGGCACTGGGCCAATGCAGCTACACAGTAAAGTCAGTGAAACGTATCTGCCAGGATTATATAAAGCTCTTAAAATTCAGCTCCTCTCTGTACAAATGCAAGATGCTTAAAATCAGTGCCTTAGGGCGtatgtgcaaaatggtgaagaagtTACAACCCAGTTTGGTATACTTAGAAGAAGTGAGGCAGAACTTAACCCGGCTCCCATCTATAAACCCACATAAGAAGACGATTTTATTAGCAGGTGCTCCCAATGTGGGGAAATCCTCATTCATTAACATGGTCTCTCGAGCCAATGTAGAGGTGCAGCCGTATTCCTTCACGACGACCAATTTGTATGTAGGCCACTTTGATTTTAAGATGAATAGATTCCAAGTGGTTGACACTCCAGGGTTGCTAGACCGCTCTCTAGAAAATAGGAACACCATAGAGATGACCACCATCACTGCTCTTGCACACATCAATGGagttatcctttttattgTGGACATTAGTGAGGAGTGTGGGATGTCCATTAAAGAACAGGTGAGTCTTTTCCACTCCATTAGGACTCTCTTTCGGAACAAGTCAGTCGTAATTGggtttaacaaaattgatagAACGAATTTGGATGGCCTCTCTGTGGAGAACAAGATGCTAATAAAACAAATCATCGATGACGCGAAGGTCCCCGTCAAGTTCTGTTCCTTCAGTACGCTCACTGGGGTTGGCGTGGAGCAGGCCAAGGTGGTCGCTTGTGATTTGCTCAAATCGGATCACGCTGCCGAGTTCCAGCTCGATCGCGAAAATTTGCTCAGCGCCAAGTTGGGCCAGAGCAGGCTCAGCAGGGACCGCGCGCCCTTCATCCCGGAGTCCGTCATCAGGGAGAGGCGAGAGAAGCGGGATAACGCAGCGAAGGAGAGCGTAGCGAAGGAGGGCGAAGCGAAGGAGGGCGAAGCGAAGGAGGGCGAAGCGAAGGAGGGCGAAGCGAACACGGTTGACGCGGACCATGCCGCGGACCACGCTGACCAAACCGCCGCTCACGCCGCTAATACCGCTAATGCCGATAATGCGCCCCTCACGATGCGCGAGGCGAAgctgaggaagaagaacaagTCCAGGCAGAGCTACCTGAGCAACCGCAAGGACGACCGCGTCCTGCAAATAGACCTGCAAAACGAGCGCGGAGGCGCGGGCGTCTACTCCGTCGACGTCAGGAGCGTCTACGACATCAAGGAGGAGCACAAGTATGACGTCATCCCAGAAATATATAACGGAAAAAATATCAGCGATTTTGTAGATTTGGACATAGAGCAAAAGTTGCTAGAattggaaaaggaggagcaggaaATGTTCGACCAAGACGCAGAGATAGACCCCATGTGGtttaaaacgaaaaggatTTTGGAGCGCATGGCCCTCCGACTGAAGGGAATGAAGCTCAGCGCCAAGTtaaatgaggagaagcaacCCCTTTATCataagaagaacaaaacaGTTGACGAGATGGGCAAAAAATTGGATGCCCTGAAACTGGACAAGGAGAAGGTACTCAGGAGTATGACCGAGCGGGCCAGGAGAAAGGGCACACTAAACGGAGCGGCCACGAATAATGGCGAGTCGAAGGCATCCCCCAAAAGCCTCCTACCCGCGCAGAAAGTCAAAAAGGACATTTGCAAGAAGAAACAACTTAAGGATAACGTGTACGGAGACCCAACCAAGAAGGCCAAGATTTTCCAGAGCACGTCGACCGAGCTGCAGAGGAGAAAGGCCTTCAAGCTCAACAAAGCTGCGTACAGGAAGATCGAGAAGGGAACCAAGGGCGAGGCGGACCGCTCCATCCCCGCGAAGAAGCCGCGGCACTTGTTTTCGGGCAAGAGGTCCATCGGCAAGACCTCCCGGCGATGA